CGATTGCCCTTGTACGAAGGGCACGCACACCAGCGCACTACCGCGCCTGCTCAAAGGAAAGACGATAAAAGAAGAACTGAAACAGGTGGTCGACAAGGCCGAGGACGTCACGAATTCGCGCATCCTCGAGCTCCTGGCCCGGGCCGGGTTTGCGGTCAGCGGCATCCTGCACCTGCTGGTGGGTGCCATTGCGGTCCGGCTCGCCGTGGGCGGAACGGGCAGCGCGGATTTCAGCGGCGCGGTGGCCGAGTTGGCAACCATGCCTGTGGGTCCGTTCCTGCTGTGGGGCAGCTTCGCGGCCTGCGCCGCGTTGTCGCTCTGGCAGACGGGCGATGCGATTTTCGACTTCAACCACCAGGCCACCAAGACAAAGGTCAAGAACAAGGCCAAGGCCGCCCTGCAGGCGGTTGTATACGCCGTCCTGGCCGTGACTCTTTGGCATTTTGTCACTGGCACCGGGACAGGCGGGGACAACCGCAAGGCCACCAGCGATTTCACCATCGCCATGGTGCAGGCCCCGGGCGGGGTGGCCTTGCTCGTGCTGATTGGCTTGGCCGTGGCGGTGGCGGGCGTGGCCTACGGCATGCGCGGCCCTAAAAAGTCCTTCGAGAAGCACCTGAGGATGCCGGCCTCCGGGACGACGCGGACGGCGGTGGTTACCCTGGGCGTTGCGGGTTACCTGGCCAAGGGCGCGGTGCTGCTGCTGACCGGCCTGCTCATCGTGATTGCCACCATCAAGGAACACCCGGAGGACTCCACCGGCCTGGACGGCGGTCTGCGTGCCCTCCGGGACCAGCCCATGGGCCCCTATCTCCTCGCCGCAGTGGGAGCCGGGCTGGTCTGCTACGGCGCGTACATGATCATGCGCGCCCGGCTGGCCAAAATGACCAAGTAGCCGGCCGAAGTGTGATGAGGTGGGGGAATGCCCCAGGTACGTGCCGAACGCCTAATCCGCATCGACCCGGAGACTGCGTTTGCCTTCTCCCAGACCACCGGGGAGTTCCGCCTCAAATGGGACCCCTTCATCTCCGCCCAAGCTTTCCTTGACGGAGCGCAGGCAGCGGGCAAGGGCGTCCGCACCCGCACCAGGTCCCGCCTGGGCCTGAAGATGGTAAGCCAGTACGTCTCGTACGCCCCTCCCCGGAACGTGGGCATGACCATGGTTTCAGGGCCCTGGTTCTTCACGAACTTTGGTGGCGGCTGGCGTTTCACGGCTGACGACGGCGGCACCCGGGCCGTCTGGAAGTACACCTTTTCGTGCCGCCCGGCCCTGCTCCGGCCCATCATGGAACGGATCGGTGGCTGGCTGTTGCGCTACGAGATCGAACGGCGGATTGATGCCTTCGCCCGTGCCTGCGAGGACGAGGCCCTGGTGGCGGAGTTCAAAGCACTGGGGAACCGGGACCACTGGCCAAGGACCTAGGGAACCGTAATCACCGCCACCGCGTGCTGCGCACCGTCCCTCAGCTCCACGCTGGAGATGCTGCCCAGCTGGATGGGCGTTGCACCCGTGACCTTGACCTTTCCGCTGGGCGTGGCCGTCCAGGCACAGGCCCGGTCCTCCCCGCCGGCGCGGTCTCGCACCCACAGCGAGAGCGTCCCATCCGCCGGCAGGCTGCTGCCGCTCACCGCAAGCTCGGTCCCCCACGTCTTCCGGGCCATGTCGATGTTCACCTGCAGCCCTCCCCCGGACACCACGGAATAGGTTGCGTCCGGCTGCGGCGGCCGGGCCAGCAAAGGCCCCACCGCCAGGCCCACCGCCAGGCAGGCAGCGGCGACCGCGCCCGCCAGCGCTGCCCAACGCCGTCGTGATGTCCGACGCCGGCGCGCCAGTTCGTCGAACAGGCGGACGGGGACGCCCGGGTCAGCCGTCTCGCTGCCGGGAGCGTCGGTAAGCGCCACGGCGTCGGGGACGGGAAGCGCGTCCAGCAGCGCGGGCACCTTCTCCAGCACTGCAAGTTCCTTGCGGCAGCCGGTGCAGCCCTGCAGATGTGCCTCGAAGAGGGCAAGGTCGGCGGGCTCGAGGCCGCCCAGCACATAGACGCCCAGCAAAGTGTGCGGATTGGTGCTCACCGTTCCACCCCCATTTCGTCCAGGATGGTGCGCAGGGCCCGGAGTGCATAGTACGCGCGGGACTTGACCGTGCCACTGGGGATGTTGAGCTGGACCGCTGCCTCGTTGACCGTGAAGCGGCGGTAATGCAGGGCCACCAGGACGTCCCGGTGTTCCTTGCTCAGCCGGAGCAATGCCTCCTCCATCAGCACCCGGTTGAGCAGCTCATCAACGCGTCCCATCACCTCGACCGGGTCGGTGGGGCTGCCCTCCAGCGCCTCCGGCGGGCGGCGCCGGCTCCGGCGGTAGTTATCGATCATGATGTTCCTGGCTGTGCGGTACAAGTAACTGCGGAAGCTGCCGTTGACGTCCGGGGCGTGCTGCCAGACGCGGAGCACGGTTTCCTGCACCACGTCCTCCGCGATCTGGGGGTCATGGGTGGCGCTGAGCACGAACCGGCGCAGGGCGCTGCCGTGTTCACGGTAGATGGACTCCACCACGCTGTCGTCGAGCGGCATCCCGGCCCTCCCATCGTTGCCCCGGCGCTGCACCGCCCATGTCCCCTCACGCGGCCGGCTGCGCGGGAACGCCGCAGCAACCGGCGCTCCTGGCTGTTACCACGTATCAAGCCTCCCAACGGTTCAACGGCCCGCTCCGTAGCCCCGCTCGACGGTGATGTGAACCATTCTTTACCCGGCGGCGTCGTAGGGGTAGGCGCCCAGTGGCAGGAGTCCGGGCGCCGGCCATGACGGCATCAGCCACGAAGATCCCGGCAGGGAACATCACAGCCAAGGAGCACACCATGAAACAACATCTCGGGGCAGGCCTTGCCATCCTGGCCCTGGCGGCAACCCTGAGCGGCTGCGGCAGCAGCAGTACAGCGCCGGCAGGCAGCAGCCCGGCTGCGGGCAGCACAACCGGCAGCACCGCCGGCACCGGCTCGTCCGGGGCGTCGTCTGCCAGCCCGTCCCCAACTTCTTCGTCACCGCCCGCATCATCGTCGCAGGCGGGGGCCGCTGTCGACCTTAAGACGGCTTCCTCGACGGCAGGCAGCGTCGTGGTGGACGCGAAAGGGATGAGCCTCTACTTCTTCACCAAGGACACCAAGGACTCCGGCAACAGCGCATGCACCGGTTCCTGCCTGGTCTCGTGGCCGCCGCTGACCACCACCTCGGGCACACCATCGGCCGAGGGAGTGACCGGGAAACTGGGCACCATCAGCACTCCGGACGGGAAGAAACAGGTGACCCTGAACGGCATGCCGCTGTACTACTTCGCGAAGGACACCAAGCCGGGCGACACCCTTGGCCAGGGCGTTGGCGGCGTCTGGTACCTGTCGGATCCGTCCGGTGCGATGATCAAGGCCGCCGGCCAGGGTTACTAGGGCTGCGTTCGGCCTACTTCAGCGGAACGTCGGGGACCTTGCCCGGAAGCGGGATTTCCGTGGGCACCGGAACAGGCAGTTTGGGGCTGCCCTGTTCCAGGCCCTTCTTGACTTCCCCCGGAACATCCGTGGGAAGTGAAGGCCGCGCCGGGGTCTCCGCCGGCTTTTCCGCGGGTACTCCGTGGGTGGGGGCGTTCCCGGGCCGGGCAGGAACGCTCGACGGCGCCACCACGGCAGGTGCCGACGCAGGCGCCGGTGCCGCCGGAACGGAGTCCGGGCTGCTGGTTGCCGACGGCCGGGATGCCACGGGCATGGGTGCGGGTGCCTGGCCGCCGGTGTTCCCTGCGGGCGTCACGCCGGAGCCTGTCACGAAAGTGGTGACGGCATGGTTCAGCTGGGTGAAGGAGTCGCGGAAGCCCTGGTCCGAGGCGGCGGCAACCGCACCGCCGGCCGCCAGCGATGCCGCTACGGACAGTGTGGTGAGCGTGATGCGGCGCTTGGCCTTGCGGCGGGCGGCGAGTTCGTCAGCAGGCTGGTCCGCGGTTTTCGATGCGGCCCAGTGCTGCCCTGCGCCGGCTTGGGCGGCGCAGTCTTCAACGGTGGCCCCTGCTGTGGGTCCGGCGGTGGGAAGCACAGAGGTTTCGGCCAGCGTGGCTGCTCGCGATGAGCCTGCCATCAACGCCGCGATTTCGGCGGAGGGCGCCGGTGCCTCTGCTGCGAGGGATCGCAGGTCGGCCAGGGCGTCGCGGAGCTGGCCGTCGTCGCCCATGCCTGCCTCCAGCAGGAGCTGGTCAATGGCCCCGCCATTGCGGGATCCTGCGGTGTCACTCATGATGTGCCTGGTTTCTCTTGAGCGTTTGTGCCTTGAGGTTCTGCAGGGCCCGGCGCTGGAGCTGCTTGATGGCTCCGGCGCTCTTGCCCATGATGGCGGCCACCTGGTCGATGGACAGATCGGCCACGACGCGAAGGGCCAGGACCTCCTGGTGTTCCTCGCTGAGCCCCGCCAGCATGGCCGCGGCTCCGCCGGTCAGTTCCACGGCGTGGTCTTCGGCTGACGGCGTGGTCCGGCCGTCGTGCTGGGGGTCGTAGGGTGTGAGCTGCGGCCTGCGCTCCAGCCGGCGGTAGTGGTCCACCATGCGGGCGTGGGCAATGGAGAAGATCAGGGACTTGGCCCCCTGCATGCCGCCGGTAAGGCTGCTGATCCGGGGATAGAAGGCCAGGAAGACGTCCTGGGTGACGGCCTCGGGGTCATCCACTCCGCGCGCTTTGAGGTACCCCTGCACCGGGCCCGCGAAGGTTCGATAGGCAGCAGCGAACAACGCGGCCGGATCGGTTCCGGCTGCGTTGTCGAATATATCGATTTCTTCTTGGGCCAAAGTGTCTAGCACCAGCGGCTCCTCCATCCCGGAACCTGGCTCACGCCGTGTCCCGGTTTCCGGTACGGACTGCCAGTCCCCCTGGTCATCCGGCTGCTTCTTTGCGGGTCTTTCAGGGGCGCCCTGCCAACCATGCGCGCCCCGCCCGGCTGACCGGACTGCGGCCGGTAAGCCGCAGTCCAGACTAGCCAATGAGCCTTAGCGGGCCGAAACCGACGGCGCGTGGACCGTGTTGCCCGTGGCCGGAACAGCGGGGACAGCAGGAACCGCGGGGACGGTGGTCTTGCCGTCGACACCCGGAACTGCCGGAACGGCGGGAACTGCGGGAACCGACGGAACAGCCGGAACCTCGGGCTTTTCAGCCTGGACGGACACGGAACCCTTGGTTTCGGCGCCGGCCTTCGCGGCGGCGTCAGCCTTGGTAACGACGTCAGCGCAGTAGCTCTTGATGTTCGCATCACCCTGGGCTGCGATGGACAGCGAGGAGAACGCCTTGGAGGAAGCGTCCAGGCCACCGTGGGTGAAGGCGGTGCAGAGGCCCAGGGCGGCGGGGCCGGCAGCGTCAACGGCCGTGTTGGCCTTTGCCGTCTCCGTTGCGTCGGCGCTGACGTTTTCGTCCGAAGCCTCGGCGGTGGCGGAAGCCTTGGCGGTGGCGTCCCCGGTGGCTTCTGCGGTCTTCACGGCATCGGACACAGCGGCGGTTGCGGTGGGAGCGGGGGTTGCCTTCGCGTCAGCAGCTGTTTCCGCTGCCAGCTTGGGGGCGGGAGCACCGAAGACATCGTGGGCGGTCTGCTGGGCCTGGGTGGGGAGGACGCCCGAGACGGCGGCGGCACCGGTTCCTCCTACTGCCAGGGTTCCGGCGGCCAGGACTCCGGCGGCGACTTTGCTGGTGGCGAGAACGGTGAACACAGACATTTACTTCTCCAAAACCTAGACAACACATCGGACTGGGCCCGCCGCGCGGGCCCATCACCGACTACATCGCCTGGGTTCGCGGAAAGGTTACGGACCTCCAAAAATTTCTTTTCCTGCGCCCAAATCCCCGGAAAAGTTCCGGATCGCCGGTCCGCACCGGCTGCTTCGCAGCGCTCCCGCGATCCGCGAAGCCGGGGCACCGGCGAAGGCCGCTCTCCTGCCGGCCAAGTCAGGAACCAGGGCCGCCGCGCGCTGAATGTAGGGCCCAATCTCCTCGTCATCCAGCACCAGCAGGTCCGGCTGACCACGCAGCCACCTGGAGTTGAGGGCGGTGATGTTTTCGCGCTCCAGCAGCTCTTCAAACTCGCCGTCCAGCTCCGCCAGCCGGAAGACGCCGTCGTGATCAGCTTCGGTGCCGCAGGCTCCCACGGCGCGGTTGAACAGGTCCAGGTGCGCGGCGGCACCCATTGCGGCCATGCCCTCACGCACCAATGCGTCGGCGGCACCGAGGCGCCGGCCCACCATCACGGCATACTGCGCAAAGCCGCCCTCCAGTACCTCGGAAAGGTAAAAGTCCACCAGGCAGCTCCGCACGGCAACCGGAGACATCTCATCCCTGAACAGCAGGGCGTGATGCATGGCGTTGACGATCGCAGCGTTGGCCTCCACCACTTCTTCGTCCCTGCCGCCGTCGATGCTGCTGCTGGTGAGGACGACGGGCAGGTACGTGAGGGTGGCCATGGGGATCCTTGCTGGAGGTGGTGGTGCGCCGGACGCCTTCACGGTACGGGGGAAGGGCCACAGCTGAGCCGGCGGGAAATGAACGCCAAGCGAAGTTTTCGGGGCCTGCGGAGAAAGCGCCCGGCAAAGGCCCGCACTGTGGCGAACTAAGATGGATCAGATAGCCACCCACCGGACCCGGCCCCGCCGTGACCTCCCGAAAGTAGTGCCACCATGCCATCCCAACCGGACGAAAGTGCGGATCTGGCAATACAGACACCTGCCATCAACGACCGCTCGCTGGCGGCCGGACTGGCGTATGCCATGGCCAGCAGGGTCTCCGGCATATCGTTCGACGGCGGTACGGGCCTCATGCTGGGAAAGGTCCGTGGCGGCGCGGAGGTTCCTTACTCCACCACGGCCAAGCTGGTCCGCAGGGCCGGCGGCTGGAGCTGCACCGTGGGTGTCTGCAGTTGCCCCGTCCGGAAGGACTGCAAGCATGTGGCGGCCCTGCTCTTCGCTGCGGAGGACAACCCCTCGGTCCGGATGCAGTTGCTGGCGCCGTCCACCGCGACGCAGGTGTCCCGCGCACCCTCCACCGCCCTTTCCGACTGGGAGCAGGCCCTCAGCCCGCTGATCTCCCAGCCGGGTTCCGCCCCCTCCACCAGCGGGGTTCCCCTGGCGCTGCAGTTCGAGGTGGAGGAACCGCCCCCGCACTTTTCCTACACGGGGCGCCGGGATCCGGTCCGCGGAGTGCGGCAGCTCAAGGTCCGGCCCGTCATCATGGGCGCCAAGGGCAAGTGGATCCGCGGCGACGTTTCCTGGAACACCCTGAGCTACCTGAACTTCCGGCGGGAGTCGAACCAGGCGCACGTGGAGTGGCTGCAGGAGTTCCTGGCCGGCCACTCCTCCTCCGCCAGCCGGATGCACAACTCCGCGGGCCTGTGGCTGGGGCTGAACTCCTATGCCGGGAAGAACCTCTGGGGCCTGCTGTCCGACGCCCGGAAGATCGGGCTCGCCCTGGTCCACTCGCGCGGCACCGAGCCGGTCCGTATCGCCGAGGCCCCTGCCGCCGTCGGGCTTTCCCTGAGCCGGTACGGGGCTCCGGTGGCCGAGCCGTCCGGGGTGGACGCCGCCACGGCAGACGCGTCCGACGGCGGGCTGGAGCTTTCGCCCACCATCACGGTTGAGGGCGCAGAGGTTGATCCGGCGTCGGTGGGCACCATCGGCCGGCCGGCGCACGGGCTGTTCTTTACCTCCGGGGAGGCCTCCCTGCCGGGCGTGCCCGACCCCAACGGAACCATTACCCTGGCCCCGCTCGAGAACGGGCTGAGCGAGGAACTGCTGGCGTTCGTCACGGCGGGAAGCACGCTGCACATCCCGGCTAAGGACGAGTCGCGGTTCCTGACGGGCTTCTACCCGAAACTGAAGCAGACGGCCCGGGTGACGGCGCGGGACGAGTCCGTGGAACTGCCCGAACTCGCCCTTCCCACCCTGTCGCTGCTGGCGAACTACGGTGCCGACCACCGCGTGCGGCTGCACTGGGAGTGGCACTACAAAACCGGCAAGCTGGTCACCGCCCAACCCCTATGGCGGCACCCCGGCGATGCCGGCTACCGTGACGACACCGCCGAGTCCCGCATCCTGGAGGGCGTCGGCCAGCCTTGGGATGTGGTGCCCGCCCTGGGCGAATCGGCCACCGGCGGCTGGGGCACGCCCCGGCTGGCGGCTTCTGCCGAGCTGACAGGCCTGGACACGCTGGCGTTCACGGAGGAAGTGCTGCCGCGGCTGCGGGAGGCGCCGGACGTGGATGTGGAGACCGTAGGCGAGATCGCGGACTACCGCGAGGCCGAGGAAGCGCCCGTGGTGTCCATCTCCACCAAGGCTACGGAACAGCGCGACTGGTTCGACCTGGGCATCCAGATTTCCCTGGAGGGCCAGCCCGTTTCCTTCGCTGCCGTATTTTCAGCCCTCGCCGCTGGCCAGACCAAGATGCTGCTGCCCAGCGGCGCCTATTTCTCGCTGGACCTGCCGGAACTGCACCAGCTGCGGGCCCTGATCGAGGAAGCCAGGTCGCTGCAGGACAATAAGGACGCGCCGTTGCAGATCAGCCGGTTCCAGGCCGGGTTGTGGGACGAGTTGGCGCAGCTGGGGATCGTCGATGAACAGGCCGCGGCCTGGCGGTCCGCGGTGGGCGGCCTGCTGGAGGGCGGCACGGACGGACTGCCGCTGCCGGCTACCTTGAACGCCGAACTGCGCCCGTACCAGCTGGAGGGGTTCAACTGGCTCAGCTTCCTGTACAAGCACGGGCTGGGCGGCATCCTCGCTGATGACATGGGCCTGGGCAAGACGGTGCAGGCGCTGGCACTGATGTGTGCGGCGAAGGAGCTGGCTGTTGAAGCTGCGTCGGCCCTGGCCGAGTCCGACGGCGGTGCTGCCGCTGTCTCCGTTGTGGACGGCGCAAACCGGCCTGCCGCCGTCGCGCCTTTCCTGGTGGTGGCGCCCACCAGCGTGGTGGGCAACTGGGCCGCGGAAGCCGCACGCTTCGCTCCGGGCCTGACCGTCCGGACTGTTGGCGAGACCTTTGCCAAGAGCGGGCAGGATGTGGCGGAAGCCCTGGGCGGCGCAGACATCGTAATCACGTCCTATGCCCTGTTCCGCATCGACTACGAGTCCTACGCCTCCCGCACCTGGTCCGGGCTGGTGCTGGACGAAGCGCAGTTCGTGAAGAACCACCAGTCCAAGGCCTACCAGTGCGCCCGCAAGCTGCCGGCGGCGTTCAAGCTGGCCATCACCGGCACGCCGCTGGAGAACAACCTCATGGAGTTCTGGTCACTGACGTCCATCGTGGCGCCGGGCCTCTTCTCCAGCCCCAAGCGCTTCGCGGAGTACTACCAGAAGCCGGTGGAGAAGAACGGCGACAAAGGGCAGCTGGAGAAGCTCCGGCGCCGGGTCCGTCCGCTGATGATGCGCCGCACCAAGGACCAGGTGATCAAGGACCTGCCGCCCAAGCAGGAGCAGGTCCTGGAGGTGGTGCTGAATCCGCGGCACCAGAAGGTGTACCAGACGCACCTGCAACGCGAGCGGCAGAAGATCCTGGGGCTGATCGAGGACGTCAACAAGAACCGGTTCACCATTTTCCAGTCGCTGACCCTGCTGCGGCAGCTCAGCCTGGACGTTTCGCTGGTGGATCCTGCCTTGTCCGCGGTGCGGTCCTCGAAGCTGGATGTGCTGTTCGAACAGCTCGAGGACCTGGTGGCCGAGGGGCACCGGGCACTGATCTTCAGCCAGTTCACCGGATTCCTGGGCAAGGTCCGGGAGCGGCTGGACCAGGAGGAGATCGAGTACTGCTACCTCGACGGCGGAACGCGGAACCGGGCCGACGTGGTCAGCGAGTTCAAGAACGGCACCGCGCCCGTGTTCCTGATTTCGCTCAAGGCCGGTGGATTCGGCCTGAACCTCACCGAGGCCGACTATGTCTTCCTGCTGGATCCCTGGTGGAACCCGGCATCCGAGGCGCAGGCGGTGGACCGGACGCACCGTATCGGCCAGGACCGGAACGTCATGGTGTACCGGCTCGTGGCCAAGGACACCATCGAGGAAAAGGTCATGGCGCTCAAGACCCGGAAGTCGCAGCTGTTCGCGGACGTCATGGAAGGCGACGCCCTGGCCGGCGGGGCCATCACGGCCGAGGACCTGGCGGGGTTGTTCAAGGAGTAGGACTGCGGGGCGCGGTTCTCGACGCGGTTCCTGGTATTCGACGCCCGTGTTCCTTTTCGCGGCCCACATATCCGGCGCGCCAGGGAACCTGCGCAGCGCGGATGCGTTTGCGCGTCGTCAACGGGCGAATATGCTGGTTCCAACGCAAAACTACAACGTTGGAGAAACCGGTGAACCACCAGCAGACAGCCCCATCAACGGCAGTGCAGTCCGCCGCACCAGCGCCGCTGCTGCCCCTGCGCCCGGACGCCTTCACCGTCCCCTACCGCGATCCGGTCTGGGATGGCCCCACCGACCCCATCCTTGTGGCGGACCACCTCAAGGGCGAGTGGGTGCTCTTCTATACCCAGCGCCGCGCCACCGCCCCGGGACTGACCGGAGTGGAATGGGTGCACGGCACCGGCATCGGCGTCGCGCGGTCGTCCGACGGCGGCACAACCTGGCGCTACCAGGGCACCGTGGAGGGACTCGTCCCACCCGGAACGGAACTGCCGGCAACCCTCTGGGCGCCCGACGTTGTCCGCATCGGCGACCGGTGGATCATGTACCTGACCATCCTGGGCGGCAGGCGGACGGACTGGACCGGGAAGGCGGAAATTGTCCAGTTCGCCAGCCGGGACCTGGAAAACTGGGAGTACCTGGGGGCCATCGACCTGGACTCGCCGCGCGTGATCGACGCCGCCGTCGCACTCTGCGGCGACGGCCGGTACCGGCTCTGGTACAAGGACGAGGCCAGGGGCTCCAACACGTACAGCGCGGTCAGCGACACCCCGGACGACCCGTCCTCGTGGGTTTTGGAAGGCGTCGCCATCCCCGGCCGGCCGCACGAAGGCCCCAAGGTCTTTCAGCTTGGCGGCAAGTACTGGATGATCGTGGACGAATGGCGCGGCCAGGCCGTCTACGGCTCCGATGCTGCGGCGGGCACCTGGGTCCTGCAGGAACACCTGGGCGGGTTGATCCTCACGGCGCCGGAATCGGTGGACGGAAGGGCCGTCGTCGGACGCCATGCTGATGTGGTGCCCCTGCCGGACGTGGTGCCCCTTCCGGAGGGAATGCAAGGTGGAACGTCCGACGGCGGCACGCGGCGGGCGCTGCTGGTCTACTTCACGCATCCCTACTGGGGCGGCGAGGACATCGACACGATGGCACCGGACCCGCGCACGCATCTCAGCCATGTCCGGGCAGCCGTGCTGGAAGTGCGCGACGGAAACCTGATCTGCACGGAACACTAGGCACTGCGCGCAAAATTCCTGGCCACGCAGAAGGGCCAAACCTCGGAACTATAAGCCGGCGGCTGCCGGCACCGGTCCAAGGTTTGGCCCTGACTGGTGCGCTGGACGTGCGGGGTCAGACCCGCTGCGGCGAGCCCAACTCCACCGGGTCCTCGTCCGTCAGGTACGCCAGCTCGGAGTGCGCTGCAAGGTCGATGCCGCGCAGTTCGTCCTCGGGCTTGATGCGGAGGCCGCCCATGGCCTTGTCCAGGATCTTGGCCAGGACCCACGTGACGACGAAGGAGTAAGCCAGCACCGTAACTGTGGCCAGGGCCTGCACGCCCAGCAGTTCGAACCCGCCGCCGTAGAAGAGGCCGCTGACGCCGTTTGGAGCCTTGTCCGTAGCGAAGAGCCCGATCAGCAGGGTGCCAAGGATGCCACCCACCAAGTGGACGCCTACGACGTCGAGCGAGTCGTCGAAGCCCAGGCGGAACTTCCATTCGATGGCCAGCGAGCAGACGGCACCGGCGATCGCACCGATGGCCAGTGCACCCAGCGGGCTGACCGCGCCACAGGCCGGAGTGATGGCCACCAGGGCGGCGACCAGGCCGGAGGCCGCACCCATGCTGGTGGCCGCGCCGTGGCGGAACCGCTCCACGAGCGCCCAGGCGAGCAGGCCGGTGGAAGCTGCCACCGCGGTGTTGAGGAACACCACCGCCGCCGACTGGCCGGCGGAGAGGGCGGAGCCGGCGTTGAAGCCGAACCAGCCCACCCAAAGCAGGCCTGCACCCAGCAGCACCAGCGGGCGGCTGTGCGGCTTGGCGTGTTCCACCTTGGGCCAGCCGGAGCTCTTGCCCAGGACCAGGGCAAGTGCCAGGGCGGCGGCGCCGGCGTTCATGTGCACCGCGGTGCCGCCGGCGAAGTCGATGGCCTTGATGCCGTTGGCGATCCAACCGCCCACGGTGCTGCCGTCCGCCGAGTCGAACGCAAAGACCCAGTGTGCAATCGGGAAGTAGACAATAGTGGCCCAGATGCCCGCGAACAGCATCCAGGCGCCGAACTTCATCCGGCCTGCGGCGGCTCCGGCAACCAGGGCCGTGGTGACGCAGGCAAAGAACAGCTGGAATGCGGCAAACAGGATGACCGGGATGGACGCCGAATCATCCTTGGCCAGCAGCTGCCCCATGCCGGGGAATTCGGTGACGTCACCGATCAGGCCCAGGCCGCCGACGGAGTTGCCGAAGGCCATCGAGTACCCGAACAGGGCCCACAGGACGGCCACCAGGCTGGCGCCGCCGACGCACATCATCATCATGTTGAGGATGCGGCGCGACCCCACCATGCCCCCGTAAAACAGGGCCAGGGCGGGGATCATCATGCAAACCAGCGCCGAGCTGGCCAAAATCCAAGCGACATTTCCCGAGTCCATGGGAAACCCCTTTCAAGATGCGAACAGAGCGGTGAGTTGCCGTCAGAGCCGTTTCGCCGGAGGGACGTGGACGGAGAAACCACGTGCGGCGGAGGGGCGGCTTTTGCCGTCTGGTCTCAATCTATGGCGGCCATTTCTGGTTGGGTTTCAGGGGTGTTAAATGATGGTTTCCTTCATTTGCGCCGGGGTTTCAGGTGTAACGCAAGGCGCAGGAGCACCTGATGTTTCAGGGGCAGGACGACGTGGCAGCGCAGTACTAGGCGGTTGCGGGGCTAGGCTGGGGAAATCCGGGCAGCAACCCACCCCGAAGGAGCCAGCCCTTGAACAGCACGCAGCCCTCCCGCATGCCTCCCACTGAGCTCAGGGTGGGCGTGGTGGGCATCGGCTGGGCCGGCCAGCAGCACCTGAAGGCCTACGCCGCCATCGAGGGCGTCCGCATCGTCTCGCTCGCAGGAATGGAAAATGAGCTCCGGGACTCACTGCGGGCCGAATACTCCATCCCGAACGGCTTCGCCGACTGGAAGGAGATGCTGGACCACGGCGGCCTGGACGCCGTCAGCGTGGCACTTCCCACCTTCCTGCACGCGCCGGTCGCGATCGCCGCGCTGGAACGCGGGCTCCATGTGCTGAGCGAGAAGCCGATTGCGCGCAATGCCGTGGAAGGCCAGGCCATGGTGGACGCGGCGCGGAGGGCCGGGCGCGTGCTGGACGTTGCGTTCAACCACCGCCGCCGTGGGGACATCCAAGCCCTCAAGCAGGTCATTGACGACGGCGGCCTGGGCCGCCCCTACTACGCCAAGGCATCCTGGCTGCGCCGCTCGGGCATCCCCACCCTGGGCAGCTGGTTCACCAACCCTGAGCTGTCCGGCGGCGGACCGCTCGCCGATATCGGTGTCCACGCACTGGACTACGCGCTGTACCTCCTGGGCGAACCGAAAGTTGT
This window of the Pseudarthrobacter defluvii genome carries:
- a CDS encoding COG4315 family predicted lipoprotein, which codes for MKQHLGAGLAILALAATLSGCGSSSTAPAGSSPAAGSTTGSTAGTGSSGASSASPSPTSSSPPASSSQAGAAVDLKTASSTAGSVVVDAKGMSLYFFTKDTKDSGNSACTGSCLVSWPPLTTTSGTPSAEGVTGKLGTISTPDGKKQVTLNGMPLYYFAKDTKPGDTLGQGVGGVWYLSDPSGAMIKAAGQGY
- a CDS encoding sigma-70 family RNA polymerase sigma factor — its product is MPLDDSVVESIYREHGSALRRFVLSATHDPQIAEDVVQETVLRVWQHAPDVNGSFRSYLYRTARNIMIDNYRRSRRRPPEALEGSPTDPVEVMGRVDELLNRVLMEEALLRLSKEHRDVLVALHYRRFTVNEAAVQLNIPSGTVKSRAYYALRALRTILDEMGVER
- a CDS encoding DMP19 family protein, which produces MATLTYLPVVLTSSSIDGGRDEEVVEANAAIVNAMHHALLFRDEMSPVAVRSCLVDFYLSEVLEGGFAQYAVMVGRRLGAADALVREGMAAMGAAAHLDLFNRAVGACGTEADHDGVFRLAELDGEFEELLERENITALNSRWLRGQPDLLVLDDEEIGPYIQRAAALVPDLAGRRAAFAGAPASRIAGALRSSRCGPAIRNFSGDLGAGKEIFGGP
- a CDS encoding protein tyrosine phosphatase produces the protein MSVFTVLATSKVAAGVLAAGTLAVGGTGAAAVSGVLPTQAQQTAHDVFGAPAPKLAAETAADAKATPAPTATAAVSDAVKTAEATGDATAKASATAEASDENVSADATETAKANTAVDAAGPAALGLCTAFTHGGLDASSKAFSSLSIAAQGDANIKSYCADVVTKADAAAKAGAETKGSVSVQAEKPEVPAVPSVPAVPAVPAVPGVDGKTTVPAVPAVPAVPATGNTVHAPSVSAR
- a CDS encoding RNA polymerase sigma factor encodes the protein MEEPLVLDTLAQEEIDIFDNAAGTDPAALFAAAYRTFAGPVQGYLKARGVDDPEAVTQDVFLAFYPRISSLTGGMQGAKSLIFSIAHARMVDHYRRLERRPQLTPYDPQHDGRTTPSAEDHAVELTGGAAAMLAGLSEEHQEVLALRVVADLSIDQVAAIMGKSAGAIKQLQRRALQNLKAQTLKRNQAHHE
- a CDS encoding anti-sigma factor family protein produces the protein MSTNPHTLLGVYVLGGLEPADLALFEAHLQGCTGCRKELAVLEKVPALLDALPVPDAVALTDAPGSETADPGVPVRLFDELARRRRTSRRRWAALAGAVAAACLAVGLAVGPLLARPPQPDATYSVVSGGGLQVNIDMARKTWGTELAVSGSSLPADGTLSLWVRDRAGGEDRACAWTATPSGKVKVTGATPIQLGSISSVELRDGAQHAVAVITVP
- a CDS encoding DUF1206 domain-containing protein, producing MKQVVDKAEDVTNSRILELLARAGFAVSGILHLLVGAIAVRLAVGGTGSADFSGAVAELATMPVGPFLLWGSFAACAALSLWQTGDAIFDFNHQATKTKVKNKAKAALQAVVYAVLAVTLWHFVTGTGTGGDNRKATSDFTIAMVQAPGGVALLVLIGLAVAVAGVAYGMRGPKKSFEKHLRMPASGTTRTAVVTLGVAGYLAKGAVLLLTGLLIVIATIKEHPEDSTGLDGGLRALRDQPMGPYLLAAVGAGLVCYGAYMIMRARLAKMTK
- a CDS encoding SRPBCC family protein — encoded protein: MPQVRAERLIRIDPETAFAFSQTTGEFRLKWDPFISAQAFLDGAQAAGKGVRTRTRSRLGLKMVSQYVSYAPPRNVGMTMVSGPWFFTNFGGGWRFTADDGGTRAVWKYTFSCRPALLRPIMERIGGWLLRYEIERRIDAFARACEDEALVAEFKALGNRDHWPRT